The following proteins are encoded in a genomic region of Neospora caninum Liverpool complete genome, chromosome XI:
- a CDS encoding Os03g0795800 protein, related produces MDTKSENSVATGVGPAPAGRMPSYYDPEIGGAARTAQEEIDERIFTKEIRQGFIRKVYTIIALQLITTAAVTALFLFVDPVRAWFLTHGQPVIIAAGVVLLVTSIPLVCCEGASRRFPFNYLLLCVFTLAESVLVAAVTAHYSEKTVLIAVAGTAVITVGLSLFACQVKYDFTSWVGVLFIFALNLMIFGLFCIFLPKWAQVLYSSLALLLFSIYLVVDTQLIVGRGKLRLSEDDYIVAALMIYVDIITIFLHLLRLVASATDNN; encoded by the exons ATGGATACAAAATCCGAGAATTCAGTAGCAACGGGGGTCGGCCCCGCCCCAGCCGGGCGGATGCCCTCGTACTACGACCCGGAGATCGGCGGAGCCGCGCGGACAGCCCAAGAAGAAATCGACGAGAGAATCTTCACCAAAGAGATCAGACAGGGTTTCATTCG GAAGGTCTATACAATCATCGCGCTGCAGCTGATCACTACGGCGGCGGTTACTGcgctgtttcttttcgtAGATCCTGTTCGAGCATGGTTTTTAACCCACGGACAGCCCGTCATAATCGCCGCTGGAG TTGTCCTGCTGGTGACGTCGATCCCCCTAGTTTGctgcgaaggcgcctccCGCCGGTTTCCCTTCAACTACCTGCTGCTATGTGTGTTCACGCTAGCGGAGTCCGTTCTCGTGGCGGCGGTGACCGCGCActacagcgagaagacagtATTGATAGCAGTGGCAGGGACAGCAGTGATCACAGTAGGGTTGTCCCTTTTCGCCTGCCAAGTGAAGTACGACTTCACGTCCTGGGTCGGGGTCCTGTTCATCTTCGCGCTGAACCTGATGATCTTTGGcctcttctgcatcttcttGCCCAAGTGGGCTCAAGTTCTCTACTCCAGCCTCGCCCTGTTGCTCTTCTCCATCTACCTTGTTGTCGATACCCAGCTCATTGTGGGCAGAGGGAAACTACGTCTGAGCGAAGATGACTACATTGTCGCCGCTCTCATGATCTACGTCGACATCATCACCATCTTCCTCCATCTTTTGCGGCTCGTCGCCTCGGCCACTGACAATAACTAG
- a CDS encoding DEAD box RNA helicase, related: MAPEADRRMSSREGTDARSSAKRKKRIGEEGDACTTEASRPPRKEASAVEEKPLKKRRHANETAEEASPDAASVAASASSSAAAAKKRSRGESSDASSSPSHKGAKDEKKAKQLGSASTDDALPASEAGLLSNYNLSKQSLKSLQRRNITHLLPVQQAAYKDVFAGHDFIGRARTGTGKTIAFALPLVERVCASVGDAGLKRREKPRIVALLPTRELAQQVHEEFDTLLGGRLASVCLYGGAAEYPQLQKLRSGVSVVVACPGRFKDFMDRGEIGGKQLEAVVLDEADRMLEMGFREDVEEILQWTKKEREADSDDVPPLQMLLFTATLPQWALTLADRFMRKDRVVVDVVKLQEKASAASSSSPADAKKGTIEHLVLFCAWQSRAHVLGDLLSLYTPPGRASSVIIFAETKQEVNSIAVASNIRHLCAPLHGDIPQNQREATLNAFKKGKFACLVATDVAARGLHVDDLSLVIQISPPRDVDTYIHRAGRTGRAGRTGVCITLAKLSDVQFLRRIERDGGFLFRRVGTPQPRAVRRQLLLQHIDKLQGDSEEVTTRGDKETERELKKAVRKLLETVPPERALLRCLGELMRVTEQNKGNTGSETRGEKDEESANKKSASQGPILSCLNGRDGFKTFHMQMKRMHEPLRGCGYLWRALKDAFHGREEHELIEKIQCMTLCEDAKGAVFDIQEDDLPGFAAKILKPLQAAKGTKKEASDEEEAPGNRRRAPSSFAFTIEEVEELPPLQDALAALRAGGDEKGNGSLDSSRNPNHVSGRRGRDGDRGRGGDRGRGGDRGRGGDRGRGVARGRGGVGDSGRGRGGFSSGRGGGGDRGGRGGVSRGGAGGFAGRGRL; the protein is encoded by the coding sequence ATGGCGCCCGAAGCGGACCGGCGCATGTCTTCCCGCGAGGGAACCGACGCCCGTTCATccgcaaagagaaagaagcgcatcggtgaagaaggcgacgcgtgcACAACGGAAGCATCTCGTCCGCCTCGCAAAGAGGCGAGCGCCGTCGAGGAGAAGCCTCTCAAAAAGCGAAGGCACGCGAATGAGACTGCTGAGGAGGCGAGTCCCGATGCGGCCTCTGTTGCCGCGTCTGCGTCATCttccgcggctgcggccAAGAAGCGTTCGAGAGGCGAGTCTTCGGAcgcgtcctcttcgccgtcgcacAAAGGTGcaaaggacgaaaagaaggccAAGCAGCTTGGCAGCGCGTCCACAGACGACGCTCTCCCGGCGTCTGAAGCAGGTCTGCTGTCGAACTACAACTTGTCGAAGCAGTCGCTGAAGTCGCTGCAGAGACGGAACATCACCCACCTTCTTCCTGTGCAGCAGGCTGCGTACAAAGACGTTTTTGCGGGGCACGACTTCATCGGGCGAGCCCGCACCGGGACGGGGAAAACCATTGCGTTTGCGCTGCCCCTCGTCGAGCGCGTGTGCGCGTCAGTCGGCGACGCCGGCctgaagaggcgggagaagccgcGGATCGTCGCACTCCTCCCGACTCGCGAACTGGCGCAGCAGGTCCACGAGGAGTTCGACACCCTCCTGGGCGGGCGCCTCGCGTCAGTCTGCCTGTACGGCGGAGCCGCGGAGTATCCGCAGCTGCAGAAGCTGCgcagcggcgtctccgtcgtggTCGCGTGTCCAGGCCGCTTCAAAGATTTCATGGATCGCGGCGAGATCGGCGGGAAGCAGCTTGAGGCCGTCGTGCTCGACGAGGCGGACCGGATGCTCGAGATGGGGTTCCGCGAAGACGTCGAGGAGATCCTGCagtggacgaagaaggaaagagaagcggacTCGGACGACGTGCCTCCGCTCCAGATGCTCCTCTTCACTGCGACGCTGCCCCAGTGGGCGCTGACGCTCGCGGACCGTTTCATGCGGAAAGACCGCGTGGTAGTGGATGTTGTGAAGCTGCAGGAGAAAGCCAGtgcggcgtcttcgtcgtctccggccgacgcgaagaaaggcacgATTGAGCACCTggtcctcttctgcgcctggcAGTCTCGCGCGCACGTCCTCGGTGACTTGCTGTCGCTGTACACGCCCCCAGGGCGGGCTTCCTCGGTCATCATCTttgcggagacgaagcaggaagTGAACTCGATCGCCGTGGCTTCCAACATCCGCCACTTGTGTGCTCCTCTGCACGGCGACATTCCGCAGAACCAGCGGGAAGCGACGCTGAACGCCTTCAAAAAAGGAAAGTTCGCGTGTCTCGTGGCCACGGACGTCGCGGCGCGCGGTTTGCACGTGGACGACTTGTCCCTGGTGATTCAGATCTCGCCACCGAGGGACGTCGACACGTACATCCACCGGGCGGGCCGAACCGGCCGCGCAGGCCGAACAGGCGTTTGCATCACTCTCGCGAAGCTTTCGGACGTCCAGTTCCTTAGGCGGATCGAACGCGACGgcggctttctctttcggcggGTCGGAACGCCTCAGCCGCGCGCTGTCCGGCGGCAACTGCTGCTCCAGCACATCGACAAGTTGCAGGGTGACAGCGAGGAGGTGACGACAcgtggagacaaagagacggagCGCGAACTCAAGAAGGCCGTCAGGAAACTGCTCGAGACCGTGCCGCCCGAGAGGGCTCTTCTGCGCTGCCTCGGGGAATTGATGCGCGTCACCGAGCAGAACAAAGGCAACACAggcagcgagacgcgcggcgagaaggacgaggagagcgcgaacAAGAAAAGCGCCTCGCAAGGCCCgattctctcctgtctcaaCGGCCGCGACGGGTTCAAGACGTTCCACATGCAAAtgaagcgcatgcacgagCCGCTGCGAGGCTGCGGCTACCTGTGGAGGGCGCTGAAGGACGCGTTCCACGGACGCGAGGAGCACGAACTTATTGAAAAGATCCAGTGCATGACGCTCtgcgaggacgcgaagggCGCCGTCTTCGACATCCAAGAAGACGATCTGCCTGGCTTCGCTGCGAAGATCTTAAAGCCGCTCCAGGCTGCCaaggggacgaagaaggaggccagcgacgaagaggaggcgcctGGCAACAGGAGGCGGGCTCCGTCCAGCTTCGCCTTCACCATTGAAGAAGTCGAAGAGCTACCGCCTTTGCAAGACGCCCTAGCGGCCCTCAGagccggcggagacgagaaaggaaacggaagccTCGACAGCAGCCGGAATCCAAATCATGTCtcgggaagacgaggcagagacggagaccggggacgaggcggagacaggggacgaggcggagacaggggacgaggcggagacaggggacgagGAGTCGCGAGAGGACGGGGCGGGgtgggagacagcggaagaggaagaggagggttTTCCAGTGGCCgaggcgggggaggcgacagaggcggaagaggcggcgtcagtcgaggaggcgcgggcgGGTTCGCAGGCCGAGGGCGATTGTGA